A genomic stretch from Halococcus saccharolyticus DSM 5350 includes:
- a CDS encoding rubrerythrin-like domain-containing protein: MRDVDQSADSETPYECFDCGTIVLAATNPGQCDDCGGEIRNRLIPLE, from the coding sequence ATGCGAGACGTCGATCAGAGTGCCGATAGCGAAACGCCGTACGAATGCTTTGACTGTGGAACGATCGTGCTAGCGGCGACGAACCCGGGCCAGTGCGATGACTGCGGTGGCGAGATTCGCAACCGGCTGATCCCGCTCGAATGA
- the gdhB gene encoding glutamate dehydrogenase GdhB, translated as MSSDSQPTGPSTETADAAETESALDTARRQLTRAAEHVEIDPNVVERLAHPNAVHEVSIPLERDDGTVEVFTGYRAQHDSVRGPYKGGLRFHPGVTHDECVGLSMWMTWKSAVLDLPFGGAKGGIVVDPKNLSADENERLTRRFAQEIRDVIGPTRDIPAPDMGTDAQTMAWIMDAYSMQQSETTPGVVTGKPPVVGGSYGREEAPGRSVAIVTREVCTHYDRSLSGTTVAIQGFGSVGANAARLLDDWGATVVAVSDVNGAIHDPTGLDVHAIPTHEEEPEAVTAGVDDVLPNADLLELDVDVLIPAAVGNVLTEANADNVRADIVVEGANGPTTTAADEIFEKRGIPVVPDILANAGGVTVSYFEWLQDINRRAWSLEKVNEELEAEMLAAFEDVRTAVDERDATWRDAAYIVALRRLAEAQEARGLWP; from the coding sequence ATGAGCTCGGACTCCCAGCCGACGGGTCCCTCGACCGAGACCGCCGATGCAGCCGAGACCGAATCCGCACTCGACACCGCCCGTCGCCAGCTCACCCGCGCGGCCGAGCACGTCGAGATCGATCCGAACGTCGTCGAGCGACTCGCCCATCCGAACGCGGTCCATGAGGTCTCGATCCCGCTCGAACGCGACGACGGCACCGTCGAGGTCTTTACTGGGTACCGTGCCCAACACGACAGCGTTCGCGGACCGTACAAGGGCGGCCTCCGCTTCCATCCGGGCGTGACCCACGACGAGTGTGTCGGGCTCTCGATGTGGATGACGTGGAAGTCCGCCGTGCTCGACCTCCCGTTCGGCGGGGCGAAAGGCGGGATCGTCGTCGATCCGAAGAATCTGAGCGCCGACGAGAACGAACGCCTCACACGGCGATTCGCCCAGGAGATCCGTGACGTGATCGGACCGACCCGCGATATCCCGGCCCCCGACATGGGGACCGACGCCCAGACGATGGCGTGGATCATGGACGCCTACTCGATGCAGCAGAGCGAGACCACACCGGGCGTCGTCACCGGCAAACCGCCCGTCGTCGGCGGGAGCTACGGCCGCGAGGAGGCTCCCGGCCGGAGTGTGGCGATCGTCACCCGCGAGGTCTGCACCCACTACGATCGCTCGCTATCGGGCACGACGGTCGCGATTCAGGGGTTCGGCAGCGTGGGCGCGAACGCCGCCCGACTGCTCGACGACTGGGGTGCGACCGTCGTCGCCGTGAGCGACGTCAACGGCGCGATTCACGACCCTACCGGTCTCGACGTTCACGCGATCCCCACTCACGAGGAGGAGCCCGAAGCGGTCACCGCCGGCGTCGACGACGTTCTCCCGAACGCCGATCTCCTCGAACTCGATGTCGACGTGTTGATTCCGGCGGCAGTCGGCAACGTTCTGACCGAAGCGAACGCCGACAACGTCCGGGCCGACATCGTGGTGGAGGGCGCGAACGGCCCGACGACGACCGCGGCGGACGAAATCTTCGAGAAGCGCGGAATTCCAGTCGTCCCCGATATCCTCGCCAACGCCGGCGGCGTCACGGTCTCTTATTTCGAGTGGCTCCAGGACATCAACCGCCGGGCGTGGTCGCTGGAGAAGGTCAACGAGGAGCTCGAAGCCGAGATGCTGGCGGCGTTCGAGGACGTTCGAACGGCAGTCGACGAGCGCGACGCGACGTGGCGCGACGCCGCCTACATCGTCGCACTCCGCCGGCTCGCCGAGGCTCAGGAAGCGCGCGGTCTCTGGCCGTAG
- a CDS encoding polysaccharide deacetylase family protein, translating into MAEFALCLTHDVDRPYKTYRAIYDALNERDPSQLAAFRPGHNPYWQFESLMALEDDLGVRSAFYFLSEPGLPNRPFRQWCNPRYWIEHLGRYDVESTDLTNIIQALDAGGWEVGLHGSFDSFDDRERLADEKAKIERALGHEVTGGRQHFLNLTPGKETWGHHRAIGLNYDSSLGSSTEYGFQHGYEPLRPFDDEFVVFPLTAMETALVEDGNFEAAWDACESLLAEAADNDAVMTVLWHPRLLSDDFPGYRELYRRLIERALELGAWVGPPGDLYERLDDPKVGAIEA; encoded by the coding sequence ATGGCTGAGTTCGCGCTCTGTCTCACCCACGATGTCGACCGGCCGTACAAGACCTATCGAGCGATCTACGACGCGCTGAACGAACGCGACCCCAGCCAACTCGCTGCGTTCCGGCCAGGTCACAACCCCTACTGGCAGTTCGAGTCGCTGATGGCGCTCGAAGACGATCTCGGCGTGCGGTCGGCGTTCTATTTCCTCTCCGAGCCCGGTCTACCCAATCGACCGTTCCGACAGTGGTGCAATCCTCGGTACTGGATCGAACATCTCGGTCGGTACGACGTCGAGAGCACCGATCTCACGAACATCATCCAGGCGCTCGACGCCGGCGGGTGGGAGGTCGGCCTCCACGGCTCGTTCGACTCGTTCGACGACCGCGAGCGCCTCGCCGACGAGAAGGCGAAAATCGAGCGTGCGCTGGGTCACGAAGTGACGGGCGGCCGTCAGCACTTCCTCAACCTCACCCCCGGAAAGGAAACCTGGGGACATCACCGCGCGATCGGCCTCAACTACGACAGTTCGCTCGGATCGAGCACGGAGTACGGCTTCCAGCACGGCTACGAGCCGCTCCGGCCGTTCGACGACGAGTTCGTGGTCTTCCCACTCACGGCGATGGAGACCGCGCTGGTCGAGGATGGGAACTTCGAAGCGGCGTGGGATGCCTGCGAATCGCTGCTCGCGGAAGCGGCCGACAACGACGCGGTGATGACGGTACTCTGGCACCCACGGCTGCTGAGCGACGACTTCCCCGGCTATCGCGAACTCTATCGGCGGTTGATCGAGCGCGCACTCGAGCTCGGCGCGTGGGTCGGCCCGCCCGGTGATCTGTACGAACGCCTCGACGATCCCAAGGTCGGCGCTATCGAGGCTTGA
- the wecB gene encoding non-hydrolyzing UDP-N-acetylglucosamine 2-epimerase encodes MKVVSVVGARPQFVKAFPVSRALRERHEEVLVHTGQHYSETMSDVFFEELDIPAPEYNLGVGSASQGRQTGAMVSRFGELVERESPDVILVYGDTNSTLASAIVAAKTDASLAHVEAGLRSYNRSMPEEINRVLTDHVSDLLFAPTQRGVENLRKEGIGDGMVHQTGDVMYDAIRWARCRAAERSAVLDEHGLTTNEYVLATVHRAGNTDDPDRLEAIMAALCDADREVVFPIHPRTSERLAECGLRETVAECLTLIDPVGYVDFVRLLDGAERVATDSGGVQKEAFFLDTPCVTLRDETEWVETVDAGWNVLVGADEAAIARELSRPVSLPEKPELYGDGDAAERIVAVIENGGSEDGGVSEVEMTSRATDG; translated from the coding sequence GTGAAGGTCGTCTCGGTCGTCGGCGCACGCCCGCAGTTCGTGAAGGCGTTCCCGGTCTCGCGCGCACTCCGTGAGCGCCACGAGGAGGTGCTGGTCCACACCGGTCAGCACTACAGCGAGACCATGTCGGACGTCTTCTTCGAGGAGCTCGACATCCCGGCTCCCGAGTACAACCTCGGGGTCGGCTCCGCCAGCCAGGGTCGACAGACAGGGGCGATGGTGAGCCGGTTCGGCGAGCTCGTCGAGCGCGAATCACCCGACGTCATCCTGGTCTACGGCGATACCAACTCGACGCTCGCGAGCGCGATCGTGGCCGCGAAAACCGACGCCTCCCTCGCCCACGTCGAGGCCGGTCTTCGGAGCTACAACCGATCAATGCCCGAGGAGATCAACCGCGTGCTCACCGATCACGTCTCGGATCTCCTGTTCGCACCGACCCAGCGCGGCGTCGAGAACCTCCGAAAGGAGGGGATCGGCGACGGGATGGTCCACCAGACAGGGGACGTGATGTACGACGCCATCCGGTGGGCGCGGTGTCGTGCCGCAGAGCGGTCGGCGGTGCTCGACGAGCACGGCCTCACCACGAACGAGTACGTGCTCGCGACCGTCCACCGCGCGGGCAACACCGACGATCCCGACAGATTGGAAGCCATCATGGCCGCGCTGTGCGACGCCGATCGCGAGGTCGTGTTCCCGATCCACCCGCGGACGAGCGAACGGCTCGCCGAGTGTGGCCTCCGAGAGACGGTCGCCGAGTGTCTCACGCTGATCGATCCCGTCGGCTACGTGGATTTCGTCCGGCTGCTCGACGGGGCCGAGCGCGTCGCCACCGACTCCGGCGGTGTGCAGAAGGAGGCCTTTTTCCTCGATACGCCGTGTGTCACCCTCCGGGACGAGACCGAGTGGGTCGAGACCGTCGACGCGGGCTGGAACGTTCTCGTCGGCGCGGACGAGGCCGCCATCGCGCGAGAACTCTCACGGCCGGTCTCGTTGCCCGAAAAACCCGAACTCTACGGCGACGGCGACGCCGCCGAACGGATCGTTGCGGTCATCGAGAACGGCGGCAGCGAGGACGGGGGCGTGAGCGAGGTCGAGATGACGAGCAGGGCGACCGATGGCTGA
- a CDS encoding glycosyltransferase family 2 protein: MYRGKTVGVVVPAHNEEAFVGRVIETLPGFVDRVYVVDDCSTDGTWDEIQRHAERANAERTEAATLADGGVYFDQVVEPIRHEDNQGRGGAVKTGYRRALAERMDVTAVMDADGQMNPDMLSRIVDPIVDGEADYAKGTRLLHRDRREMSGWRFFGNSLLTYLTKVSSGYWKMSDPQNGYTAISREALQRIDIDGLYDDYGFLNDVLSTLNVHRLRVADVAHPAVYGDEQSGIRYSSFVPKLSVLLARNFVHRLVMRYVVRDFHPLVILYFLGFVGTLTGVASGLFAPLAFVGAGSAFLRGSIALLLVMVGGISLAVAMVYDLQTNEKLSVRQHEAGEPEEPARQPEAEQ, encoded by the coding sequence ATGTATAGAGGAAAGACCGTCGGCGTGGTGGTGCCGGCTCACAACGAGGAGGCGTTCGTGGGTCGCGTGATCGAGACGCTACCGGGGTTCGTCGATCGGGTGTACGTCGTCGACGACTGCTCGACCGACGGGACGTGGGACGAGATCCAGCGCCACGCCGAGCGCGCGAACGCCGAGCGCACCGAAGCCGCGACGCTCGCCGACGGCGGAGTGTACTTCGATCAAGTGGTCGAGCCGATCCGCCACGAGGACAACCAGGGCCGGGGTGGTGCGGTCAAAACCGGCTACCGGCGCGCGCTCGCCGAGCGGATGGACGTCACTGCGGTGATGGACGCCGACGGCCAGATGAACCCCGACATGCTGAGTCGGATCGTCGACCCGATCGTGGACGGTGAGGCGGACTACGCGAAGGGGACACGGCTGCTCCATCGCGATCGCCGTGAGATGTCGGGATGGCGGTTTTTCGGTAACTCGCTGCTCACCTACCTCACGAAGGTATCGAGCGGCTACTGGAAGATGAGCGACCCGCAGAACGGCTATACCGCGATCTCGCGGGAAGCACTCCAGCGGATCGATATCGACGGGCTTTACGACGACTACGGGTTCTTGAACGACGTGCTCTCGACGCTCAACGTCCACCGGTTGCGGGTCGCCGACGTCGCCCATCCGGCAGTGTACGGCGACGAGCAGAGCGGGATCCGGTACTCCTCGTTCGTCCCGAAGCTCTCCGTGCTGCTCGCGCGCAACTTCGTCCACCGGCTCGTGATGCGGTACGTGGTGCGTGACTTCCATCCGCTCGTCATCCTGTACTTCCTCGGCTTCGTCGGCACGCTCACCGGCGTCGCGAGTGGATTGTTCGCCCCGCTCGCGTTCGTCGGCGCGGGATCTGCCTTCCTCCGGGGATCGATCGCGCTGCTGTTGGTGATGGTCGGCGGAATCTCACTCGCGGTGGCGATGGTCTACGACCTCCAGACCAACGAGAAGCTCAGCGTGCGCCAGCACGAAGCGGGCGAGCCGGAGGAACCGGCACGGCAGCCGGAGGCCGAACAGTGA
- a CDS encoding nucleotide sugar dehydrogenase, translating into MSRTAGTTSLYGSDASAERQREAFRDGEVPVAVYGLGKMGLPLAAAYAEVCGNVVGADADSEVVETVDKGECHVAREPGLDDLVAELVAADALSATDNRSAAAAASAHVLIVPTRIDDANAPDLSILESVVEDVATGLEPGDLVVVECTVPPKTCREVVVPRLERESGLSFGEFGVAFCPERTSSGRALEDIRGAYPKVVGGVDDESTRAATVLYEAINGKGVLTVSDATTAEAVKLFEGVYRDVNIALANELGRFTDDLEIDVTEAIATANTQPFCDIHDPGPGVGGHCIPYYPYFLLDGRKADGPLLETARAVNDGMPDFVVKKLREEFEAEGSALDGARVLVLGLTYRPGVEETAATPARPIIDGLNEAGAAVFCADPLLDDAGFAEFDATPIAVGDVTDRPLDGVVVVTPHEEFDGIDWTAFERRDEARDGLVVIDGRDSLDLAGTTHRTYTIGRGRDV; encoded by the coding sequence GTGAGCCGAACCGCCGGAACCACGTCGCTCTACGGCAGCGACGCAAGCGCCGAACGCCAGCGCGAAGCCTTCCGCGACGGTGAGGTACCGGTTGCAGTTTACGGGCTCGGGAAGATGGGGCTGCCGCTCGCGGCGGCGTACGCCGAGGTCTGCGGAAACGTCGTCGGTGCCGACGCCGACAGCGAGGTGGTCGAAACGGTCGACAAAGGGGAGTGTCACGTCGCGCGCGAACCCGGCCTCGACGATCTCGTGGCGGAGCTCGTCGCGGCGGACGCGCTTTCGGCGACCGACAACCGCAGTGCGGCCGCGGCGGCGTCGGCCCACGTTCTCATCGTGCCGACCCGGATCGACGACGCAAACGCGCCCGACCTCTCGATCCTCGAATCCGTCGTCGAAGACGTTGCAACAGGGCTCGAACCGGGCGATCTCGTCGTGGTGGAGTGTACGGTCCCGCCGAAGACCTGCCGAGAGGTCGTCGTTCCCCGACTGGAACGTGAGAGCGGGCTCTCGTTCGGGGAGTTCGGGGTGGCGTTCTGTCCCGAGCGCACGTCGAGCGGGCGCGCGCTGGAGGACATCCGCGGCGCGTACCCGAAAGTCGTCGGCGGGGTCGACGACGAGAGCACCCGTGCCGCGACGGTCCTCTACGAGGCGATCAACGGAAAGGGCGTGCTCACGGTCTCCGACGCGACGACGGCCGAAGCAGTCAAATTATTCGAGGGTGTCTATCGTGACGTGAACATCGCGCTCGCCAACGAACTCGGGCGGTTCACCGACGATCTCGAGATCGACGTGACGGAGGCGATCGCGACCGCGAACACCCAGCCCTTCTGTGACATCCACGACCCCGGCCCCGGTGTCGGGGGCCACTGCATCCCCTACTATCCGTACTTCCTGCTCGACGGCCGCAAGGCCGACGGCCCACTGCTCGAAACCGCACGTGCGGTCAACGACGGGATGCCCGATTTCGTCGTCAAGAAGCTCCGCGAAGAGTTCGAAGCCGAGGGTTCGGCGCTTGACGGCGCACGAGTGCTCGTTCTCGGCTTGACCTACCGCCCCGGTGTCGAGGAGACCGCTGCGACGCCCGCGAGACCGATCATCGACGGGCTTAACGAGGCGGGGGCGGCGGTGTTCTGCGCCGATCCGCTGCTCGACGACGCGGGCTTCGCCGAGTTCGACGCGACCCCGATCGCCGTCGGAGACGTCACCGACCGACCGCTCGACGGCGTGGTGGTGGTGACGCCACACGAGGAGTTCGACGGGATCGACTGGACGGCGTTCGAGCGCCGAGACGAGGCTCGTGACGGGTTAGTGGTGATCGACGGACGCGACAGCCTCGATCTCGCCGGAACCACACACCGGACGTACACGATCGGACGTGGTCGCGATGTATAG